A window of Lujinxingia sediminis contains these coding sequences:
- a CDS encoding penicillin-binding protein activator LpoB, with amino-acid sequence MKTSTLRLLRLPLLSVLVIATLSACGSPQYVRDTEEPRIDEYTMSLRFDREDLNRLYDENIDQLMRSSIVRQWDRGDSPVVAIFPMRNETSEHIGPQLDTLLSKFETDLVNQTAAAVVSWESQPDLLNEVRRQQSDAYDPTRLAAYGRQLGAQYFVTGKVYDVAERINDERRVQYFMFVQVINVSTGQIHFQNESAITKGLIR; translated from the coding sequence GTGAAGACTTCTACCCTCCGCCTCCTTCGACTGCCGCTCCTCTCGGTGCTCGTAATCGCCACGCTCAGCGCCTGCGGAAGCCCGCAGTATGTGCGCGACACCGAGGAGCCCCGCATCGACGAGTACACGATGAGCCTTCGTTTTGATCGCGAAGACCTCAACCGTCTCTACGATGAGAACATCGACCAGCTGATGCGCAGCTCCATCGTGCGCCAGTGGGACCGCGGGGATTCGCCGGTGGTGGCGATCTTCCCGATGCGCAACGAGACCAGCGAGCATATCGGACCGCAGCTCGACACCCTGCTCTCGAAGTTTGAGACCGACCTGGTCAACCAGACCGCCGCCGCGGTGGTGAGCTGGGAGAGCCAGCCCGATCTTCTCAATGAGGTGCGCCGCCAGCAGTCCGACGCCTACGACCCCACGCGCCTTGCCGCCTACGGTCGTCAGCTCGGTGCGCAGTACTTTGTCACCGGCAAGGTCTACGACGTGGCCGAGCGCATCAACGATGAGCGACGCGTGCAGTACTTTATGTTCGTGCAGGTCATCAATGTGAGCACCGGTCAGATTCATTTTCAAAATGAGTCGGCCATCACCAAGGGCTTGATCCGCTGA
- a CDS encoding di-heme oxidoredictase family protein, giving the protein MIPTPSRTDLRAVVYAAASLALGAGCGQDEGPASRLASGGELTIIDRTSHAFTKPAPNLNTEELELHLEGDLAFESQFVSPGSPKNAGLGPGFNNNACAACHIRNGRGMPVVGHPSLRSSMLVRVSLAEGEPLVPGGAVPVGELGVQLQDHAIGGAEPEASIDLQWESVPGSYADGTAYELRRPTMTITLADGTELPDEVQRSLRQSPPIVGLGLLEAVPEATLLALADPDDADGDGISGRPNRVWDVRAQRAVLGRFGLKANEPNLTQQTADAFVNDMGVLTPYGDGVHAEIDAAFFEATVFYTQSLAIPERFVPAEPERREAIARGEVLFEELNCTGCHVSELESGPADHPSLAYQRFAPYTDLLLHDMGEELADGRPDFEATGQEWRTAPLWGLGLAQTVLPGSGYLHDGRARTIAEAILWHGGEAEASREGFRHLSKAERDDLLAFLRSL; this is encoded by the coding sequence ATGATTCCAACACCTTCGAGAACGGATCTCCGGGCAGTTGTGTATGCGGCGGCCTCACTCGCGCTGGGCGCAGGTTGTGGTCAGGATGAGGGGCCGGCGTCGAGGTTGGCTTCAGGCGGTGAGTTGACGATCATCGATCGCACCTCGCATGCGTTCACCAAGCCGGCCCCCAACCTCAACACCGAAGAGTTGGAGCTGCATCTGGAGGGCGATCTGGCCTTTGAGTCGCAGTTTGTCAGCCCGGGATCACCGAAGAACGCCGGGCTGGGGCCGGGGTTTAATAACAATGCCTGCGCGGCCTGCCATATCCGAAACGGGCGAGGGATGCCGGTGGTGGGTCACCCCTCGCTTCGCTCCTCGATGCTGGTGCGGGTGAGTCTTGCCGAGGGGGAGCCCCTGGTGCCCGGCGGGGCGGTGCCGGTGGGGGAGCTCGGTGTGCAGCTTCAGGATCACGCCATCGGTGGCGCGGAGCCGGAGGCTTCGATCGATCTTCAGTGGGAGAGTGTGCCGGGGAGCTATGCCGATGGCACTGCGTATGAGCTGCGCCGCCCGACGATGACGATCACTCTGGCCGATGGCACGGAGCTTCCCGATGAGGTGCAACGATCGCTTCGTCAGTCGCCGCCGATCGTGGGGTTGGGACTGCTGGAGGCGGTGCCCGAGGCAACCCTGCTGGCTCTGGCTGACCCGGACGATGCCGACGGCGATGGCATCAGCGGGCGGCCCAACCGCGTCTGGGATGTGCGCGCGCAGCGGGCTGTGCTGGGGCGCTTTGGTCTTAAGGCCAATGAACCCAACCTCACCCAGCAGACGGCCGATGCCTTTGTGAACGATATGGGCGTGCTCACGCCCTACGGTGATGGTGTGCACGCTGAGATCGACGCGGCGTTTTTTGAGGCGACGGTCTTTTATACGCAGTCGCTGGCGATCCCGGAGCGTTTTGTGCCGGCTGAGCCCGAGCGGCGGGAGGCGATTGCCCGTGGCGAGGTGCTCTTTGAGGAGTTGAACTGCACGGGTTGCCATGTCTCGGAGCTTGAGAGCGGCCCTGCCGATCATCCTTCGCTGGCCTACCAGCGTTTTGCGCCCTACACCGACCTGCTTTTGCACGATATGGGCGAGGAGCTGGCTGATGGCCGCCCGGACTTTGAGGCCACGGGGCAGGAGTGGCGCACAGCTCCTCTGTGGGGGCTGGGGCTTGCGCAGACGGTTTTGCCCGGCTCGGGCTACCTGCATGACGGGCGCGCACGCACCATCGCCGAGGCGATCCTGTGGCACGGCGGTGAGGCCGAAGCGTCACGCGAGGGGTTTCGGCATCTCTCAAAAGCCGAGCGCGACGACCTGCTGGCGTTTTTGCGCTCGCTCTGA
- a CDS encoding imelysin family protein has product MMLFKKSSIAMMTLGAGLMMGCGDDGGDTVVEGEAFDNEQILIDTADQVIVPTYELLNTRASALVVAVDAFVLAPTDITLEAAQDAWKATREPWEQSEGFLFGPVDAAGIDPALDSWPVEKAELDGVLASDDELTETYVASLDVNKKGFHAVEYLLFGQSSTKSAADFTEREFDYLVASANELQANTEYLADAWTEGVDGQPAYRDIFVSAGDADNAVYPSRAAAAQEIVEGLVGILDEVANGKIGDPYTEQDTLLVESQFAFNSLSDFKDNMRSVQNAYLGRVEAASTSGSGLTVFVSAKDSELDDKVKVEIQATIDALDQIAEPFRDSITDEAQATHIEAAQAAILQLMNTLDGEVKPLVLGQ; this is encoded by the coding sequence ATGATGTTATTCAAGAAGTCTTCCATCGCGATGATGACCCTGGGTGCCGGCCTGATGATGGGCTGCGGCGACGATGGTGGCGATACGGTTGTGGAGGGCGAAGCCTTCGACAACGAGCAGATCCTCATCGACACCGCCGACCAGGTGATCGTTCCCACCTACGAACTTCTCAACACCCGCGCCTCCGCGCTCGTCGTCGCCGTCGATGCCTTTGTGCTCGCCCCGACCGACATCACCCTGGAAGCGGCGCAGGATGCCTGGAAGGCCACCCGCGAGCCCTGGGAGCAGAGCGAAGGCTTTTTGTTCGGTCCGGTGGATGCTGCCGGTATCGATCCGGCGCTCGACAGCTGGCCGGTGGAGAAAGCCGAGCTCGACGGCGTGCTCGCGAGCGACGATGAGCTCACCGAGACCTACGTGGCTTCGCTTGATGTGAATAAGAAGGGTTTTCACGCGGTGGAGTACCTGCTCTTCGGGCAGAGTAGCACCAAGAGCGCAGCCGACTTCACCGAGCGCGAGTTTGACTACCTGGTCGCCAGCGCCAACGAGCTGCAGGCCAACACCGAATACCTGGCCGACGCCTGGACCGAAGGCGTCGACGGGCAGCCGGCCTACCGCGATATCTTCGTGAGCGCGGGTGACGCCGATAACGCCGTCTACCCCTCGCGCGCCGCGGCCGCTCAGGAGATCGTCGAAGGGCTTGTGGGCATCCTCGATGAAGTTGCCAACGGCAAGATCGGCGATCCCTACACCGAGCAGGACACCCTGCTGGTGGAGAGCCAGTTTGCCTTCAACTCACTGTCGGACTTCAAAGACAACATGCGCAGCGTGCAGAACGCCTACCTGGGGCGAGTCGAAGCGGCCAGCACCAGCGGCAGCGGCCTGACGGTGTTCGTGTCGGCCAAAGACTCTGAGCTTGACGACAAGGTCAAGGTCGAGATTCAGGCCACGATCGACGCGCTGGATCAGATCGCCGAGCCCTTCCGTGACTCCATCACCGATGAGGCGCAGGCCACCCACATTGAGGCGGCTCAGGCGGCGATCTTGCAGCTGATGAACACCCTGGATGGCGAAGTTAAGCCGCTGGTCCTCGGCCAGTAA